The DNA segment CTGAGCAAAATGCTGGGCGACAAGGAATACTTCCGGCTGCTCAGGGTGTCGCCTGAAAGTGAATACCTGAAGTCGTTCCTTTCGTTTTATCAGGACGAAATAAAAAAATTTCAGCCGGATTTCGACATGAAACCCGGTGCTGAAGATATATGTATTTTTGTGCTGCGGGATATGGTTCCCGGCGGCCTTGTGATCGGAAGTCCTGATAACAGCGGTATTCTTAACATCAAGCTTGACTTCGTTATTCCCAATTACCGCGATTTCAAAATCAGTAAATATCTCTTTAATGAGAGGTGCGATTTTCTGAAGGAACAGGGTCTGACCAAACTGGTGGCGAGGGCTGTCAGCAAAGATCACCGGGCATACCTTGAAAAAGCGGGATTCAGGAAATCGGGGCAGGGAGCTGATCAGTTTGAAATGGACCTTTGATGCCGGTCAGTACCAGAGCTCCGTCTGCTGATCATCAGGTACAATGCAGCTGAAACAGATATGGCGGTAACACCAGCTCCGACAAATAAAAAAGCTTCTGAGATTGACAGATTTTCTACAAGTGGACGCGTTAGAACGGGGGAAAGAAACTGACCCAAAAAAACGGCTGTGGTTATCATCCCTGATAACCGGCCTCTTAAATAATCCGGGGCTTCAGACAGCATCCATACGGTAGTGTTTGGTTTGAGAAGTCCGGAACCTGCACCGCCGGTGATCAATCCTGCGAAAATGCCTGCATAGCTGTCGGAAAAAAAGATCATTATGTATCCGATGCCCAGTAAGAAGAAACTCAGGACGTAAATACTTTGGTGGGACATAACATAGAGAAAGCGCTGATAGTTGAGCGCTGCGATTGCACCTGTTAAAACGAATGATGAAAGGGCAAGTCCGACCTCCGTATTGCTGATATCTCCGAAAGTGTGGATTAAAAAGGGTATGTGGACCGGTATCATGTAAAACATGGCCATACCGAGGAATGCCATCGCAAGGATGACTGAAACATTCAGCAGAGAAAATGAAGTATCGCGGCCGGCATCAGCATTCACTTCAACTTCGGATTTCTGTGCAGGTTCTTTGATGAACAGCATTATGGCCGGCAGAAGCAGGAGAGCGAAAGAGTATATCAGGAACGGTGCACGCCAGCTGATATCAGCAAGCATACCCCCGGCAGAAATAAATACAACTCCCCCGAATGCCATAAATGCACTTTGGAGTCCGGTGATTTTTTGCCGCTGGAATCCGCTGTAGTAATCACCGATTAGTGTGATGCATACGGTCATAATGGAAGCAACGGATATGCCAAGCAGTGCCCGGCTGATGAGTATGGCCGTCAGGCTGTCGAGCCATGCCCCGGCTGTTCCGGAAAGGCCATATAAAACGGCACCTGCTATCAGGAGTTTTTTTCGTCCGTACCGGTCGGTAAGCCAGCCGCAGAAGGGCGAGGCTATGACAATGAACAGAGCCGGCATGGTTAAGATCAGCCGTGTCAGAAAATCTGCATTGGGTGTATCGGCAAAAACTTCGGTCATCAGCGGAAGGACCGGTCCTATTGTGGCACCGGCCATGACCGTAAGTGTGCTGGCGAGCAATATGACAATTTTTTTTCCTATAACCGGATCCTGTTATTTAAAAAAGAGCGCATACAAATCAATGAAATGCTGACGGTGTGAAATAGCGACTGTATGTAATACCGAGACTGTGAAATGCTTCATAGCGTAAAATGCAGACTGGATGTAAATTAAACTTGAATCTT comes from the Natronogracilivirga saccharolytica genome and includes:
- a CDS encoding MFS transporter produces the protein MLASTLTVMAGATIGPVLPLMTEVFADTPNADFLTRLILTMPALFIVIASPFCGWLTDRYGRKKLLIAGAVLYGLSGTAGAWLDSLTAILISRALLGISVASIMTVCITLIGDYYSGFQRQKITGLQSAFMAFGGVVFISAGGMLADISWRAPFLIYSFALLLLPAIMLFIKEPAQKSEVEVNADAGRDTSFSLLNVSVILAMAFLGMAMFYMIPVHIPFLIHTFGDISNTEVGLALSSFVLTGAIAALNYQRFLYVMSHQSIYVLSFFLLGIGYIMIFFSDSYAGIFAGLITGGAGSGLLKPNTTVWMLSEAPDYLRGRLSGMITTAVFLGQFLSPVLTRPLVENLSISEAFLFVGAGVTAISVSAALYLMISRRSSGTDRHQRSISN